From a single Gemmatimonadaceae bacterium genomic region:
- a CDS encoding ABC transporter ATP-binding protein has protein sequence MIRLADVHKQFGTLPVLRGVSLALTPGRVTAIVGPNAAGKSTLIRCILGLTRPDSGSITLPDGRDVRLPAARAGIGYMPQLPSFPDNLTGHEVLAMLDALRPEVVPDGTLLEHFQVAGQLDKPVRTLSGGTRQKLSAVIAFRYRPSLLILDEPTAGLDPLAASVFKAAVMSARDAGTTVLLTTHVVAELAILADDVAFLLDGIIRFAGPVAELLRRAGATTLDEALTTLMQSPLEEIPTAALSVGESRLHMVREVRP, from the coding sequence ATGATCCGGCTGGCCGACGTCCACAAGCAGTTCGGCACCCTGCCGGTGCTGCGTGGCGTGAGCCTCGCGCTCACACCGGGACGCGTGACGGCGATCGTGGGGCCGAATGCCGCCGGCAAGAGCACCCTCATCCGCTGCATCCTGGGGCTCACACGCCCCGACAGCGGGAGCATCACCCTGCCGGACGGTCGCGACGTGCGGCTCCCTGCCGCGCGCGCCGGCATCGGCTACATGCCACAGCTGCCCAGCTTCCCCGACAACCTCACCGGGCACGAGGTACTGGCCATGCTCGATGCGCTGCGCCCCGAGGTGGTGCCGGACGGCACGCTCCTCGAGCACTTCCAGGTGGCGGGCCAGCTCGACAAGCCGGTGCGCACGCTCTCGGGAGGTACGCGCCAGAAGCTCTCGGCCGTGATCGCGTTCCGGTACCGTCCCTCGCTGCTCATCCTCGACGAGCCCACGGCAGGCCTCGATCCGCTGGCGGCGTCCGTGTTCAAGGCGGCGGTGATGTCGGCGCGTGACGCCGGCACCACGGTCCTCCTCACCACCCATGTCGTTGCAGAGCTGGCGATACTGGCCGACGACGTGGCGTTCCTGCTCGACGGCATCATCCGCTTCGCGGGTCCCGTGGCCGAGTTGCTGCGCCGGGCCGGCGCGACCACGCTCGACGAGGCGCTCACGACGCTGATGCAGTCGCCACTGGAGGAGATCCCGACCGCCGCGCTCTCGGTCGGTGAGTCCCGCCTGCACATGGTGCGGGAGGTGCGGCCATGA
- the nosD gene encoding nitrous oxide reductase family maturation protein NosD — MPIDLRRSGVLLGAALLAAAPAQARRIEVRAGPGAPIARALAAALPHDTLLLRRGTYREPTVQVTRPVTLLGEPGTVLDGEGQRALVIVRAAHVTVEGITFRHTGVSGIDDRAALRVVDATDCRIVGNRVEQAFFGIYLARVTRCDVRDNVVSGTSGGEMDAGNGIHLWYSRDVQLTRNTIEHHRDGIYFEFTHGGVARDNTSRENSRYGLHFMFSDSCRYLHNRFERNAAGIAVMYTNHVEISDNLFADSRGSASYGLLLKSISDSRIERNTFRSNSVGLHLEDANRNQVTGNRMERNGWALRLMASADDNTVAHNDFTGNAFDVVAVGDRNSTRMHDNYWDNYRGYDLDRDGTGDVPHHPVRFFALIVENNPPALVLLRSFLLDLLDLAERVLPVLTPASVVDRAPAMRRQA; from the coding sequence ATGCCCATTGACCTGCGGCGCAGCGGCGTGCTGCTCGGTGCGGCACTGCTCGCGGCCGCGCCGGCCCAGGCGCGGCGCATCGAGGTGCGCGCCGGCCCGGGCGCACCGATCGCGCGTGCCCTCGCGGCAGCGCTGCCGCACGACACGCTGCTGCTGCGGCGCGGCACCTATCGTGAGCCCACCGTGCAGGTCACGCGACCCGTGACGCTGCTGGGCGAGCCGGGCACGGTGCTGGACGGTGAAGGGCAGCGCGCGCTGGTGATCGTGCGCGCCGCGCACGTGACGGTGGAGGGCATCACCTTCCGCCACACCGGCGTCAGCGGCATCGACGACCGCGCCGCCCTGCGGGTCGTGGACGCGACGGACTGCCGCATCGTCGGCAACCGTGTCGAGCAGGCCTTCTTCGGCATCTACCTGGCGCGGGTCACGCGCTGCGACGTGCGCGACAACGTCGTCAGTGGCACCTCCGGCGGCGAGATGGACGCGGGTAACGGTATCCACCTCTGGTACTCGCGCGACGTGCAGCTCACACGCAACACCATCGAGCACCATCGCGACGGCATCTACTTCGAGTTCACGCACGGCGGCGTGGCGAGGGACAACACCAGCCGCGAGAACAGCCGCTACGGGCTGCACTTCATGTTCTCGGACAGCTGCCGCTACCTGCACAACCGCTTCGAGCGCAACGCGGCCGGCATCGCGGTGATGTACACGAACCATGTGGAGATCAGCGACAACCTGTTCGCCGACTCGCGCGGGAGCGCCTCCTACGGGCTGCTGCTCAAGTCCATCTCCGACTCGCGCATCGAGCGCAACACGTTCCGGTCCAACTCGGTGGGGCTGCACCTCGAGGATGCGAATCGCAACCAGGTCACCGGCAACCGCATGGAGCGAAACGGCTGGGCCCTGCGGCTGATGGCCAGCGCCGACGACAACACCGTCGCACACAACGACTTCACCGGCAACGCCTTCGACGTGGTGGCGGTGGGTGACCGCAACAGCACCCGCATGCACGACAACTACTGGGACAACTACCGCGGCTACGACCTGGACCGGGACGGCACGGGCGACGTGCCGCACCACCCGGTGCGCTTCTTCGCGCTGATCGTGGAGAACAACCCTCCCGCGCTGGTGCTGCTGCGGTCGTTCCTGCTGGACCTGCTGGACCTGGCCGAGCGGGTGCTGCCGGTGCTGACCCCGGCCAGTGTGGTGGACAGGGCGCCGGCGATGCGGAGGCAGGCATGA